From Podospora bellae-mahoneyi strain CBS 112042 chromosome 3, whole genome shotgun sequence, the proteins below share one genomic window:
- the RDL2 gene encoding Thiosulfate sulfurtransferase rdl2, mitochondrial (COG:P; EggNog:ENOG503P5AA), with the protein MASRRLLTLLPRAAALPSPATRPIIATTRLINSRQYHDSQTQTLQGPLYKHLTTTSKPSPHPPKKSLFLRPTSRRQPPLQNLRLLLPPETNLKPVAQSDNNRLPRTRRTPTNRLHPLSNQHPRHHLPRLILHLPRRI; encoded by the exons agccgccgccctcccctccccagcaacccgTCCCATTATCGCGACGACGAGATTGATCAATTCCCGTCAATACCACgactcccaaacccaaaccctccaagGCCCCCTCTACAAACAcctcacaaccacctccaaaccctccccccaccctccaaaAAAGAGCCTATTCCTCCGACCCACCAgccgacgacaaccacccctccaaaatctacgacttctcctccctccagaAACTAATCTCAAACCCGTCGCCCAAAGTGACAATAATCG ACTCCCGCGAACCAGGCGAACTCCAACAAACAGGCTACATCCCCTCAGCAATCAACATCcccgtcaccacctcccccgactcattcttcatctcccccgaAGAA